In Corylus avellana chromosome ca2, CavTom2PMs-1.0, the following proteins share a genomic window:
- the LOC132172645 gene encoding uncharacterized protein LOC132172645 isoform X2 gives MLTAKVPWFAGWMQKDLLLRNPLSRRKTDCKHQLYYKDSIFRGQSTNGKTVTSALLLSTMKSKLCKASELTNLEMEYMWLVEKNDHCVPILKTIDIGEESFAVMKNFVCSLSDLLWEENNLPTAHLLSIM, from the exons ATGTTAACAGCTAAAGTTCCATGGTTTGCAGGTTGGATGCAGAAGGATCTACTCCTTCGAAATCCTCTGTCTCGAAGGAAAACAGATTGCAAGCACCAGTTGTATTacaag GATTCGATCTTTAGAGGCCAATCAACTAACGGGAAAACGGTTACTTC AGCTCTCCTCCTTTCAACAATGAAGTCGAAGTTATGCAAGGCTTCGGAGCTTACTAATCTTGAAATGGAGTATATGTGGCTTGTAGAAAAGAATGACCACTGTGTTCCCATACTAAAGACGATAGACATTGGAGAAGAATCATTTGCAGTAATGAAGAATTTTGTATGTAGTCTTTCAGATCtg TTGTGGGAAGAAAACAATCTCCCAACAGCCCACTTACTTAGCATAATGTG A
- the LOC132172645 gene encoding uncharacterized protein LOC132172645 isoform X4, producing MLTAKVPWFAGWMQKDLLLRNPLSRRKTDCKHQLYYKDSIFRGQSTNGKTVTSALLLSTMKSKLCKASELTNLEMEYMWLVEKNDHCVPILKTIDIGEESFAVMKNFKNLKTRDEIESYFR from the exons ATGTTAACAGCTAAAGTTCCATGGTTTGCAGGTTGGATGCAGAAGGATCTACTCCTTCGAAATCCTCTGTCTCGAAGGAAAACAGATTGCAAGCACCAGTTGTATTacaag GATTCGATCTTTAGAGGCCAATCAACTAACGGGAAAACGGTTACTTC AGCTCTCCTCCTTTCAACAATGAAGTCGAAGTTATGCAAGGCTTCGGAGCTTACTAATCTTGAAATGGAGTATATGTGGCTTGTAGAAAAGAATGACCACTGTGTTCCCATACTAAAGACGATAGACATTGGAGAAGAATCATTTGCAGTAATGAAGAATTTT AAGAATCTAAAAACTCGAGATGAAATAGAATCATATTTTAGATAA
- the LOC132172645 gene encoding uncharacterized protein LOC132172645 isoform X3, producing the protein MLTAKVPWFAGWMQKDLLLRNPLSRRKTDCKHQLYYKDSIFRGQSTNGKTVTSALLLSTMKSKLCKASELTNLEMEYMWLVEKNDHCVPILKTIDIGEESFAVMKNFLWEENNLPTAHLLSIM; encoded by the exons ATGTTAACAGCTAAAGTTCCATGGTTTGCAGGTTGGATGCAGAAGGATCTACTCCTTCGAAATCCTCTGTCTCGAAGGAAAACAGATTGCAAGCACCAGTTGTATTacaag GATTCGATCTTTAGAGGCCAATCAACTAACGGGAAAACGGTTACTTC AGCTCTCCTCCTTTCAACAATGAAGTCGAAGTTATGCAAGGCTTCGGAGCTTACTAATCTTGAAATGGAGTATATGTGGCTTGTAGAAAAGAATGACCACTGTGTTCCCATACTAAAGACGATAGACATTGGAGAAGAATCATTTGCAGTAATGAAGAATTTT TTGTGGGAAGAAAACAATCTCCCAACAGCCCACTTACTTAGCATAATGTG A
- the LOC132171507 gene encoding uncharacterized protein LOC132171507 — MQVLGVKMRDFPSCFGENGVQVADSSSSNSTRAAQNLVTCVYQCRLRGRSCLITITWSKNLMGQGLGVGIDDSSNQCLCKVDIKPWLFSKRRGSKSLEAYSCKIDIYWDLSSAKFGPGPEPLEGFYVAVLVDRQMVLLLGDLRKEAFKKTSASPVPSNAVFIAKREHIFGKKVFCTKAQFCDNGQIHDLVIECDTFNVNDPCLVIRVDSKPVMQVKRLRWKFRGNHTILVDGLAIEVLWDVHNWLFGASLGNAVFMFQTCLSAEKLWASQPLADPSLMPLSFSQRFSDSKSQCLGFSLILYAWKNE, encoded by the coding sequence ATGCAAGTTCTTGGTGTGAAGATGAGAGATTTCCCATCTTGTTTTGGTGAAAATGGGGTTCAAGTTGCTGATTCTTCCTCATCGAACTCTACTAGGGCTGCCCAGAATTTAGTTACTTGTGTCTATCAATGCCGTTTACGTGGCCGGTCTTGTTTGATTACTATCACATGGAGTAAGAATTTGATGGGTCAAGGCCTTGGAGTTGGGATCGACGATTCGTCAAATCAGTGTCTCTGTAAGGTTGATATTAAACCCTGGCTGTTCTCCAAGAGAAGAGGATCCAAGAGTTTAGAAGCCTATTCTtgtaaaattgatatatattggGACCTTTCTTCGGCGAAATTCGGACCCGGGCCTGAGCCTTTGGAGGGATTTTATGTTGCGGTTCTCGTTGATCGGCAAATGGTTCTCCTTCTTGGGGATTTGAGAAAAGAAGCTTTCAAGAAAACTAGTGCCAGCCCCGTGCCTTCTAATGCTGTTTTCATTGCGAAGAGAGAGCATATTTTTGGCAAGAAAGTGTTCTGTACCAAGGCTCAATTTTGTGATAATGGTCAAATTCACGATCTTGTCATCGAATGTGACACTTTTAATGTCAATGATCCGTGCCTGGTGATCCGCGTAGATAGCAAGCCCGTAATGCAGGTGAAGCGGCTTCGGTGGAAGTTCCGGGGGAATCATACCATTCTGGTTGATGGGCTTGCCATAGAAGTTTTGTGGGATGTTCATAATTGGCTCTTTGGTGCATCACTTGGAAATGCTGTTTTTATGTTCCAGACATGCCTCTCGGCTGAGAAGTTATGGGCTAGCCAGCCCCTTGCCGATCCAAGTCTAATGCCATTGTCTTTCTCGCAGAGATTTTCAGATTCTAAATCACAATGTCTAGGTTTCTCGCTGATTTTGTATGCTTGGAAGAATGAATAG
- the LOC132172645 gene encoding uncharacterized protein LOC132172645 isoform X1: MLTAKVPWFAGWMQKDLLLRNPLSRRKTDCKHQLYYKDSIFRGQSTNGKTVTSALLLSTMKSKLCKASELTNLEMEYMWLVEKNDHCVPILKTIDIGEESFAVMKNFVCSLSDLVKLKTSLMFKGARVELLKFLAHDLQLWEENNLPTAHLLSIM, translated from the exons ATGTTAACAGCTAAAGTTCCATGGTTTGCAGGTTGGATGCAGAAGGATCTACTCCTTCGAAATCCTCTGTCTCGAAGGAAAACAGATTGCAAGCACCAGTTGTATTacaag GATTCGATCTTTAGAGGCCAATCAACTAACGGGAAAACGGTTACTTC AGCTCTCCTCCTTTCAACAATGAAGTCGAAGTTATGCAAGGCTTCGGAGCTTACTAATCTTGAAATGGAGTATATGTGGCTTGTAGAAAAGAATGACCACTGTGTTCCCATACTAAAGACGATAGACATTGGAGAAGAATCATTTGCAGTAATGAAGAATTTTGTATGTAGTCTTTCAGATCtggtaaaattaaaaacttcCCTCATGTTTAAAGGTGCTCGAGTGGAATTGTTAAAGTTTTTGGCACATGACTTGCAGTTGTGGGAAGAAAACAATCTCCCAACAGCCCACTTACTTAGCATAATGTG A
- the LOC132171613 gene encoding zeta-carotene desaturase, chloroplastic/chromoplastic, producing the protein MASWVLFPGTSVTGTRRDAAGVLFGGRWPMAQVKSQRVCVRSSLDSLDTKVSDMSVNAPKGLFPPEPEHYRGPKLKVAIIGAGLAGMSTAVELLDQGHEVDIYESRSFIGGKVGSFVDKRGNHIEMGLHVFFGCYNNLFRLMKKVGADKNLLVKDHTHTFVNKGGQIGELDFRFPIGAPLHGMRAFLSTNQLKTYDKARNAVALALSPVVKALVDPDGAMRDIRNLDSISFSDWFLSKGGTRMSIQRMWDPVAYALGFIDCDNISARCMLTIFSLFATKTEASLLRMLKGSPDVHLSGPIRKYITDKGGRFHLRWGCREILYDKSADGDTYVTGLAISKATNKKIVKADAYVAACDVPGIKRLLPTQWRELEFFNNIYELVGVPVVTVQLRYSGWVTELQDLERSRQLRQAAGLDNLLYTPDADFSCFADLALSSPEDYYIEGQGSLLQCVLTPGDPYMPLPNDEIIARVAKQVLDLFPSSQGLEVTWSSVVKIGQSLYREGPGKDPFRPDQKTPIKNFFLSGSYTKQDYIDSMEGATLSGRQASAYICDAGEELVSLRKKLATIESQGHTKASNVTDELSLV; encoded by the exons ATGGCTTCTTGGGTTCTTTTTCCGGGGACTTCTGTCACCGGGACTCGGAGGGATGCGGCCGGGGTGTTATTCGGGGGGAGGTGGCCGATGGCACAGGTGAAGAGCCAGAGGGTCTGCGTTCGCTCCTCTTTGGACTCTTTGGATACTAAAGTTTCTGACATGAGTGTTAATG CTCCAAAAGGATTGTTTCCACCAGAACCTGAACATTATCGCGGACCTAAGCTGAAAGTTGCTATTATTGGAGCTGGGCTAGCGGGCATGTCAACAGCAGTTGAACTTTTGGATCAAGGCCATGAG GTTGATATATACGAGTCAAGGTCTTTTATTGGTGGAAAAGTAGGTTCTTTTGTTGACAAACGTGGTAACCACATTGAAATGGGACTGCATGTTTTCTTCGGTTGCTACAATAATCTTTTCCGTTTGATGAAAAAG GTGGGTGCAGATAAAAATCTACTTGTGAAGGATCATACTCACACATTTGTAAACAAAGGGGGTCAAATTGGTG AACTTGATTTTCGATTTCCAATTGGTGCACCATTACATGGAATGCGTGCATTTTTATCTACAAATCAGCTCAAG ACTTATGATAAAGCAAGAAATGCTGTGGCTCTTGCCCTAAGTCCTGTTGTGAAGGCTCTTGTTGATCCAGATGGTGCAATGAGGGACATACGGAATTTGGATAGT ATCAGCTTCTCTGATTGGTTCTTGTCCAAAGGCGGCACGCGCATGAGTATTCAGAGAATGTGGGATCCTGTTGCCTATGCCCTTGGGTTTATTGATTGTGATAATATCAGTGCTCGTTGCATGCTTACTATATTCTCATTATTTGCCACTAAGACGGAGGCTTCCCTACTACGCATGCTCAAGGGTTCTCCAGATGTTCACTTGAGTGGTCCAATTAGAAAGTATATCACCGACAAAGGGGGAAG GTTCCACCTTAGGTGGGGGTGTAGAGAAATACTCTATGATAAATCTGCTGATGGAGATACCTATGTTACAGGACTTGCTATTTCTAAG GCTACTAACAAGAAAATTGTGAAAGCTGATGCTTATGTTGCAG CATGTGATGTACCTGGGATCAAAAGATTACTTCCAACCCAGTGGAGGGAATTGGagtttttcaataatatttatgAACTAGTTGGAGTGCCTGTTGTTACAGTGCAACTAAGATACAGTGGTTGGGTCACAGAGTTGCAGGATTTAGAACGGTCAAG GCAATTGAGGCAAGCAGCGGGGTTAGATAACCTTCTTTATACTCCAGATGCAGATTTCTCTTGCTTTGCAGACCTAGCACTTTCATCTCCAGAAGATTACTACATTGAGGGACAAGGTTCATTGCTCCA ATGTGTTCTCACACCAGGTGATCCTTACATGCCTTTGCCAAATGATGAAATCATAGCAAGAGTTGCGAAACAG gTTTTGGATTTATTCCCATCATCTCAAGGTTTAGAAGTCACTTGGTCATCTGTTGTCAAGATTGGGCAGTCTCTATATCGTGAGGGGCCTGGTAAAGATCCATTTAGACCGGATCAGAAGACGCCAATAAAGAATTTCTTCCTTTCTGGTTCATATACAAAACAG GATTACATAGACAGCATGGAGGGGGCAACTTTGTCTGGCAGGCAAGCTTCTGCCTACATATGTGATGCTGGGGAAGAGTTGGTTTCATTGCGGAAGAAGCTTGCTACCATTGAATCTCAAGGACATACGAAAGCTTCCAATGTTACTGATGAGCTGAGTCTAGTCTAA